In Pseudomonas sp. P5_109, the genomic window GCGCGTTAAGCGTGAGCTGGCCGTACCGGCGTGAACACGCCCGATAACCCCACCCCTGTGCACCGCCTGAAGCAACGATAGCACCGGACGGTGCAACGGCACTCGCTTTGAGCGCGGGGGAATCGTTCAATCCACTGTGCACCACTGACAAGCAATGCTGGGTTGGGCGAACGGATCTATTCTGCCAACTTCAGCGCCTTAGCCCGCAGAGCTTTCGCCCTGAGCTTTCCTCCTCCCCAGATTGATAGCCAAGCTAGGCCAAGGGTTAGTGAACCCGTGACGAGGTGTACGCCGCTGCTGCCGGGCAATGCTCCAACTACTGCGGCAATGATGCGTACCACACCTGAAAAGGCCCATAGCCAGCCTAGCGCTGTCAGTATCCATCCCATTATTCGCATGCTTTCCCCTGTTTTGATTGCTCAGATTGCTGCGCCAATGTAGCTGAGGTGGCTATGTGCCGTCATCTAGATCAAGTGGTACTGGGGTTAACTTTGGGTGCTAATAGACGGGGGCACACGCTGCGGGCACAAGTGTGCAACGCCAGCCCTGAACACGTCCGAAAGCGCCGGTTTAGAAGGGTTCTACAAATATCCCTTGTTTAGTCTCTGAATGGGGCGTCACTTGGTGACTCAGCCTGCATCCGGCTTGGGCCGTTCATACCGCGCATTGAATGCCTGGATGAAACCGTTGCGTAAAATCTGCAAAAACGCCTGGAACGCGCTGATATCTTGCTGATGTACGTTGCCTTTGAGTTCGACCCGGGTCGCAAACTGGTTTTTGCCCTGGTTTTTCAACACGGTCTCGGTGCCGCCGACAAGGGCTTCCCAAATCGAGCGGAACAGCCCTTTGTCCTTGTTTTCCACGTCCTGCTGCCAGTTGAACACGTCGACATCGCGCAGCAACGGCTTGATATAGCCAGTCAGTCGCCCTTTGTCGGCTTTGGCTTCGATCACCACGTCGCCATGGCCGGCATTGAAGTCGAACTTGCCATAGGCCGCGGCGAAGTCGTTCATGCGCTTGAGCTCAATATCCCTGGCGCGCAAGCGAAACTCGAAGTCTTCGAAGTTGCTCAAGGGATCGAAAGTGGCCTGGGTTTCCAGCGGCGCGTGTCCCAGCAGCAGGGCCTTGCCTTCGAAGCGCGCATCACGTTTGCCTTGGGTGTCGACCACGTTGGTCAGGTTGAAAATGCTGGCTTCCACTTTTGTGGCGTTCATGTTCACGGGCGGTTTGGAATTGAAATTGCGAAAGCTGATCTTGCCGTCGCTGATCCGCACTTCGTTCAGGGTAATGGGCAGCAACTTGCCTAATTGGGCGCGCCAGTCGGTGCCCTGGCCGGTCTGGGAGTTTTGCTTGTTGGCCCCGCCATCGACGAAATTGACCTCGGGATTGAGGAACTGCACCTCGGCCACCACCGCATGGTCGTACCACAGGGAGTGCCAGCTGACCGAGAGGTCGATCAACGGCGCGTTGACGAAAGGCACCGGAACCTTGCCATCGATCTTGACGATTTTCAGTCCGTTGATTTTGTAGGCGCCGCGCCACAGGGCCAGGTCCACGTCGCTGATTTGGCCCCGGTAGTCGCCCATGTCCGCGAGCCGCTCATTAAGGTAGTTGCGCACCACATAGGGCAAAGCGATGTGTAGCGCGATCAGCAGCACAACGAGGCCGATGAGGGTCCACAGGGGCCAGCTGTATCGACGTTTCATGATGGCAAATCTCTGGCGGTCTAAAGCCATTGACTGCACTGATAAGCGGACGTTCGACCCGACTGGACGCCTGCGGGCAAGAGGCTTACCTTGATGCCCTATTTCAATGCTGTCGTTAAGGACCCAGCCATGAGCCGCATTTTCGCTGACAACGCCCACTCCATCGGCAATACGCCGCTGGTGCAGATCAATCGCATTGCGCCGCGCGGTGTGACCATTCTGGCCAAGATCGAAGGGCGCAACCCCGGTTACTCGGTCAAGTGCCGGATCGGCGCGAACATGATCTGGGATGCCGAGAGTAACGGCAAACTCAAGCCGGGCATGACCATCGTCGAACCCACTTCCGGCAATACCGGCATTGGCCTGGCCTTCGTGGCCGCCGCCCGTGGCTACAAACTGGTGCTGACCATGCCGGCGTCCATGAGTATCGAACGCCGCAAGGTGCTCAAGGCACTGGGTGCCGAACTGGTATTGACCGAGCCGGCCAAAGGCATGAAAGGCGCGATCGAGAAAGCCGGCGAAATAGTTGCCAGCGACCCGTCGAAGTACTTCATGCCGGCGCAATTCGACAACCCGGCCAACCCGGCCATCCACGAAAAAACCACCGGCCCGGAAATCTGGAACGATACCGACGGCGCGGTCGATGTGCTGGTGGCAGGCGTCGGAACAGGGGGAACCATCACTGGGGTTTCACGGTATATCAAGAATACCCAGGGCAAACCGATTCTCTCGGTGGCGGTGGAGCCAGTGGTGTCGCCGGTGATTACCCAGGCCCTGGCCGGTGAAGAGATCAAGCCGAGCCCGCACAAGATCCAGGGCATCGGTGCCGGTTTTGTGCCGAAGAACCTCGATTTGTCGATTGTCGATCGGGTGGAGCTGGTCAGTGACGAGGAGTCCAAGGCCATGGCCTTGCGCTTGATGCAGGAAGAAGGAATCTTGTCCGGGATTTCCTGCGGCGCCGCCATGGCAGTGGCTGTTCGACTGGCGGAGACTCCGGAAATGCAGGGCAAGACCATCGTCGTGATCCTGCCTGACTCCGGTGAGCGTTATCTGTCGAGCATGCTGTTCAGTGATCTGTTTACCGAACAGGAGAATCAGCAGTAAGCGCTAAACATTGGCCGGTCGTGGCGGTGATGACTGAGGCGTTGTCGCTGGTTGCGACCTGTTGATCGGCTCCGGTTGAAGATGGATTTGCATCAGCCAGCGTTCAGACTCCTCGTGTTATGAAATGTTTTGTTGCATATTCATTAACATTGAATGTTGAAAGTGCAGGTTTTTCACCTGGTCGCCAGTGTTTATCATGCCAGCAGCCACGTCCGCAATGGACGTGGCGCAGTAACGTTTATCTTCAAAGGAGTTGTTGATGACCTTATCGTTTGCCGCGAAGGCCTCGTTGTTGTTGCTGTTTCTTGGCAGCACCCTCTATGTGCATTTACGTGGCAAGGCGCGTCTGCCGGTATTGCGTCAGTTCGTCAATCATTCGGCACTGTTCGCCCCCTATAACGCCTTGATGTACCTGTTCTCCGGTGTGCCTTCGAAACCGTATCTGGATCGCAGCAAGTTCCCGGAACTGGATGTGCTCAGGGACAACTGGGAGGTGATTCGCGACGAAGCGATGCACTTGTTCGACGAGGGGTATATCCGCGCGGCGGAAAAGAACAACGACGCCGGTTTTGGCTCGTTCTTCAAGAAGGGCTGGAAACGTTTCTATCTCAAGTGGTACGACAAACCACTGCCTTCTGCCGAAGCCCTGTGCCCGAGAACCGTGGAGCTGGTCAGCAGCATTCCCAACGTCAAGGGTGCCATGTTCGCGCTGTTGCCGGGCGGCAGCCATCTGAACCCGCATCGTGATCCGTTTGCCGGTTCCCTGCGTTATCACCTGGGCCTGTCCACCCCCAATTCCGATGATTGCCGCATCTTTGTCGACGGTCAGGTCTACGCGTGGCGCGATGGTGAGGACGTGATGTTCGACGAGACCTACGTGCACTGGGTCAAGAACGAAACGGAAAAGACCCGGGTCATCCTGTTCTGCGATATCGAACGTCCGCTGAGCAACCGCTTCATGACCCGCATCAATCGCAGCATCAGTGCCTGGCTGGGCCGTGCGACTGCACCGCAGAATCTTGATGACGAGCGCGTAGGAGGGATCAACAAAGCCTACGCCTGGAGCAAGAATTCCAGCGACAAATTCAGCGGCGTGGTCAAGCAGTGGAAGCGGCGCCATCCCAAGGCCTACCGCGTTCTGCGCCCGGTACTGGCGGTGGTGGTGCTGACGTTGTTGGGGTATTGGTTGTTCGGCTGAAGCCGGATAAAAAAACCGCTCGTTGTGAGCGGTTTTTTTATGGCGCTTCACGCAATCCCTGAATGCTCCTCCAACCGCACCAGGCAGGCTCTGTGCCGACTGCCGTTGCAATCCATGTCGTACGCTGGTTATAGTCGGCGCACAGTGAGTTTCCAACTCACTTTTTATCCCTCGAGCAAAGATCAGCCCAATGCCTGCATCCCTCATCAACGCGGTAGTCGATTCAGCGGTCAACGCTGGCGTCGTGCCGTGCGGGAATCAGCAGCCCGGGCAGATCAGTCAATACCCCCCACCTGTCAGTAGCACGCCGGTGTGCGCAGTCGTATCACCGCCAGGCGTTGGCATTTCGGGCTGATCAGCTGCTTTCTGCTGTTCCCCTGCCTGCCTGCCTGAAAAAAACTACTGAATTTCAGCTTTGGCTGAGTTGGCTTTTTGCCTGACTACAGGTGGTATTCATGTTTGTCCTTTCGAAAAAGTCCGCGCTCGCGGCGGCCTCCACGAGCCTGTTCGTCCTTCTGTGGAGCAGCGGGGCGATTTTCTCCAAATGGGGGCTGGCCCACGCGTCGCCCTTCGCCTTCCTGACGTTTCGTTTCGTCATCGCGCTTTGCGGTCTGGTGTTGCTGGTGCCGTTGCTCAAGCTGAAGCTGCCCAAGGGCGGCAAGCCGATGCTGTATGCGATGGCCACCGGCGTAGTGTTGTTGGGGGCCTACCAGATTTTCTATCTGCTGGCCCTCGACCTTAAAGTCACGCCCGGGGTGATGGCGACCATCATGGGCGTGCAGCCGATCCTCACCGTGGTGTTGGTGGAGCGCCAGCGTTCCTGGAGTCGCCTGTTCGGACTGGCCCTGGGCCTGACCGGGTTGATCATGGTGGTCTATCAGGGCATCGGCCTGGCCGGGATGTCGCTGGCCGGGATGCTGTTCGGCTTGCTGGCACTGGCGAGCATGACGTTCGGTTCGATCATGCAAAAACGCATCACTGAAAATCCACTCGGCACACTGCCGGTGCAGTACCTCGCCGGACTGCTGTTGTGCGGGATTTTCGTACCCTTCCAGCCGTTTCACTATGAGCACAACAGCGGCTTCATCCTGCCGGTGCTGTGGATGGGGCTGGTGGTGTCGGTGCTGGCGACGCTGTTGCTGTACCGCCTGATCGCCCGGGGCAATCTGGTGAACGTCACCAGTCTGTTTTACCTGGTGCCGGCGGTAACGGCGGTGATGGACTATCTGATTTTCGGTAACCGACTGGCGCTGCTGAGCCTGTTCGGCATGCTGTTGATCATCGTCGGTCTGGTGTTTGTGTTCCGTAAAACTGCGTAAACCCGAGAAGGCCTGGAGCTGCTCCAGGCCTTTTTCATTTGGCCAGTGCGTGTTCGGCCCGCACCGAATTCATGAACGCCTGCATCGCCGACGACTGAATGCGATGTCGCCGTGTAATAAGTCCATAGGGCGGCAGCCGTGCCTCGAACTTGATCGGCAGCACCGCGAGCAAATCCCGACCCGGATAATCCTCGACCACTGACACCGGCGTGACGCCGAGCATGTCGGTCTGCTGAATCAACGACAGCAAGGTCATGATCGACGTGGTTTCGACGATGCTGCTCGGAATATCGACTCGCGCGTTGTGGAACACCTGATTGATGATCGCGCGCATCGGGCTGGGCTGTTGTTGCAGTACCCAGGTCATGTTCTGCAGCTCTGCCCAACTCAACTGCGTGGCTTTGGCCAGTGGGTTCTGTGCGCCGGAAATCACGCACAGCGCTTCCTCGCCGAGGCTGTCGAACAGCAACTCTTCGGCCCGTGCTCCGGCCGGAATCCGGCCCAGCACGATATCCAGCTGATCCTGTAAAAGCGCCTGCACCAGCACGTCGCTGGTATCGACCTGAATGCTCATGGACAAGCGCGGATGGCTTTGTTTCAAGGTGGCGATGGTGCGCGTCAGCAGCCCCGAAGCCAATGCCGGAATGGCGCCGACCGCAACCCTTCCGAGGTTGCCGGATTGGAGCGCGACCAGTTCTTCGCGCATGCCACTGAGTTCGGCGAACACCATGCGTGCGTAGTAAATGACCGTTTCCCCGAACGGCGTGGAGCGCATGCCCCGGGGCAGACGTTCGAACAGTTCGACGCCCAACAGGTCTTCGGCTTCATGGAGCATTTTGGTCGCGGCAGGCTGGGTCATGCCGATGTGGTCGGCGGCGCGGCGCAGCGAGCCGAACTCCTGCAATGCCAACATCAACCGCAGTTGGCGCAGGCGCAGTCGGCTGTGGATCACGTTAGCTTCTGGAATTCGAACATCAGGAGTTCGGGTCATGGGCTCGACTCGCAAGAAGGACTGCGGCAAGCCTGACAAGAAATGCCAGGCGTTGCCAGCATTGCTGTGTCACAGCACCGATTTTGCCTTGGCGACGTGGGATTTGCGCAGGCCGATCAGGGTTTGTAGCACTTTGGAAATCAACGGCCAGAACAGCATCAGTAGCGCCGCCGTGGTCAGGCTGCCCACCAACGGGTTGGACCAGAAGATCCCCAGGTGCCCGTCGGAGAACAGCATGGACTGGCGGAAGGCATCTTCTGCCTTGTCACCCAGCACCGCCGCCAACACCAGTGGCGCAATCGGGTAGCCGAGTTTCTTGAACAGATAACCCAAGGCACCGAAACCCAGCATCAGCACCACGTCAAAGAACGAGTTGTGCACTGAGTAGGCACCGATGGCGCAGACCATGATGATGATCGGCGCGATGATCGAGAACGGGATGCGCAGGATCGAAGCGAACAGCGGCACGGTGGCCAGCACCACGATCAGGCTGACTACGTTACCCAGGTACATGCTGGCGATCAGGCCCCAGACAAAATCGTGTTGCTCGACGAACAGCGTCGGCCCCGGGTGCAGGCCCCAGATCATCAAGCCGCCGAGCATCACCGCAGCGGTCGCCGAACCAGGAATGCCCAAGGTCAGCATCGGCAGCAGGGCACTGGTGCCGGCCGCGTGGTCGGCAGTCTCTGGTGCGATCACGCCTTCGATTTCACCCTTGCCGAAGTTGTCGCGATTTTTCGAGAAACGTCGCGCCAGGCTGTAGCTCATGAACGATGCGGCGGTCGGGCCGCCAGGCGTAATACCCATCCAGCAACCGACCAGAGTGCTGCGCACAATCGTCCACCAGTAGCGCGGTAGTTTGGCCCAAGTGCGCAAAATCACCATCGGTGTGATCCGCGCATGCTCGCCACGAAATACCAAGCCTTCCTCGACGGTGCAGAGAATTTCACCGATGCCGAACAGGCCGATCACCGCCACTTCGAAGCTGATGCCGGTCATCAGGGTCGGCTGGTCAAACGTCAGGCGCAGGTTGCCGGACACGGTGTCCATGCCGACGGCGGCCATGGCGAAACCGATCATCATCGCCACCACGGTTTTCAGCGGCGGGTTCTTACTCATGCCAATGAAGGTGCAGAACGCCAACAGGTACACCGCGAAGAACTCCGGTGAACTGAAGGACATGGCGAACTCGGCAATCCGGCTCGACAGAAACGTCAGCAGCAACACACCGCACAAGGCGCCAATCAGCGCCGAGCTGAAGGCGGCAGTCAGGGCTTCGGCGGCGCGGCCTTCACGGGCCATCGGGTAACCGTCGAAGGTGGTTGCCACCGATGAGGGTTCACCGGGGATGTTGAACAGAATCGAGGTGATCGAGCCGCCGAACAGCGCGCCCCAATACATGCACGACAACAGGATGATCGCCGACACCGGCGACATGGTGAACGTCAGCGGTAGCAGCAACGCCACGCCATTGGGGGCACCGAGACCGGGCAATACGCCGACCAGAATGCCCAGCAGCACGCCGATCACCATCAGGCCGATATGGCCCGGCGTGAGGATCAGGTTCATGCCTTGCAGCAGGGAATCGAACTCGCTCATTTGAAGTTTCTCCCGGCCAGGGCAATCCAGTCGCCCATCGGGCCGGCATCCAGCGGCACTTTGAACCACAGCGCGAAAATCAGGTAACTGGCCAGCACCGCGCCAAGGGACACGCTGCCGATCATCCATTTGCCGTAAGGCTTGGCGCGGACCTTGTCACGCCACATGAACCAGGCGATGAAGCACGCCGACGCGATATAGATACCCGTCAAAGGCATGGCCCCGACGAACAGCGCAATGGGCACAAACACCGACATCACTTGCTTGAACGCGCTGCGGCTGACGAAGGCCACGCTCAGGGCCTGCCAGCGCACCAGCGCCAATATGCCGTTGGCGACGCTCGCGGCACTCAGCAACAGGCCGATGTAGAAGGGGAAGTAACCCGGCTCGGGGCCGGCATCCCCCCAGCCGATGCCTTGTTCGAGGCTACCGTACATCACCACAGCGCCAATCAAGGTGGTGAACACCGCCAGGCCGAGTTCGACCCAACGGGTGCCGACCAGCGCCGGTGAATCCGAAGAATGGGACATGAAACACCTCCAGCAGAAGGCGGCCGCCCGCAGGCGGGCGGCCACGGCAACATCAGTTTTTCAGCCAGCCGGCTTCTTTGAACACCGGGGTGACGCGGGCGGTGTCTTTTTCGATGTAGGCGGTCAGAGGCTCGCCTTCGAGGAAGGTCGGCACTAGCGCGTTCTGCTTCACGTAGGCCTTGAACTCATCGGTTTGGGTGACTTTGCGCATCAGCTCGACATAAAACGCCCGCTGTTCGGCGCTGATGTCTCCGGGCATGAATACGGTGCGCGGGAAGCGGTACTGATCGATGCCAAGACCTTGTTCGTGGCAGGTCGGAACATCGGCCCAGGATTTATCTCCGGCGACTTTTTCAGTGTAGGCCATGCGTTCTTTACTGAAGACGCAGAGCGGCTCGACCTGATCGCCACGCCATTGGCTGATGCTTTCGCTGGGGTTGTTGACGTTGGCGGCGATGTGCTTGCCAGCCAGTTGGGTCGCGGCTTCGCTGCCGCTTTTGAACGGGATGTACACCAGTTTGCTGTTGGTGGTCTGGTTCAGCAGCAGGGTCAGGGTCTGGTCGACGTCCTTGGACTGGCTGCCGCCCATGCGCAGGTTCGACGGATCGGCCTTGACCGCTTCGTAGAAGCCTTTGGCGTCCTTCCACGGGGCGTCTTTGTAGCTCCAGAGAATGAAGTCATCCTCGGCCACGGCGGCAATCGGTGTCAGTTCCTGCCATTGGTAGCCGAGCTTGGACACCAGGGGCAACAGGTAAATGTTGTTGGTGCCGATCACCAGTTTCTCGGCATCGCCCTTGTTTATCTTCATGTCGAGAAAGGCTTCGGCGCCGTTGCCGCCGCCCTTGTTGAGGACGATGGTGTTGACGTCGAGCAGCTTGTGGGTGGTGATGATCGACTGGATCAGGCGACCGAGCTGGTCAGTGCCGCCACCGGGGCCACCGGCCACGACGATTTCGACGTTCTTGTCTGGTTGCCAGGCGTAGGCGAGAGCGGGGAGGGCGCTGGCGGCGATCAGGGTACAGCCGAGAAACAGACGGGATGTGCGGCGGACGAATGCATTTCGCATGATGGAAGAGCCTCGTTTTGTGTTTTTGTAATTGTTATGAGCGACTTGTCTGCGCGGTAAAGCCGCAAGCCTGGGCTGAGTGTGGGAACGTGCCGTCGCCGCGTCTAGTCAAAACAATACATACACCGATAGCCTGGGGTTATACCTCGGCACTGCAGGAGCGAGCCCTGCTCGCGATGGGCTTGCTCGCTCCTA contains:
- a CDS encoding tripartite tricarboxylate transporter substrate binding protein translates to MRNAFVRRTSRLFLGCTLIAASALPALAYAWQPDKNVEIVVAGGPGGGTDQLGRLIQSIITTHKLLDVNTIVLNKGGGNGAEAFLDMKINKGDAEKLVIGTNNIYLLPLVSKLGYQWQELTPIAAVAEDDFILWSYKDAPWKDAKGFYEAVKADPSNLRMGGSQSKDVDQTLTLLLNQTTNSKLVYIPFKSGSEAATQLAGKHIAANVNNPSESISQWRGDQVEPLCVFSKERMAYTEKVAGDKSWADVPTCHEQGLGIDQYRFPRTVFMPGDISAEQRAFYVELMRKVTQTDEFKAYVKQNALVPTFLEGEPLTAYIEKDTARVTPVFKEAGWLKN
- a CDS encoding LysR family transcriptional regulator produces the protein MTRTPDVRIPEANVIHSRLRLRQLRLMLALQEFGSLRRAADHIGMTQPAATKMLHEAEDLLGVELFERLPRGMRSTPFGETVIYYARMVFAELSGMREELVALQSGNLGRVAVGAIPALASGLLTRTIATLKQSHPRLSMSIQVDTSDVLVQALLQDQLDIVLGRIPAGARAEELLFDSLGEEALCVISGAQNPLAKATQLSWAELQNMTWVLQQQPSPMRAIINQVFHNARVDIPSSIVETTSIMTLLSLIQQTDMLGVTPVSVVEDYPGRDLLAVLPIKFEARLPPYGLITRRHRIQSSAMQAFMNSVRAEHALAK
- a CDS encoding tripartite tricarboxylate transporter permease; the encoded protein is MSEFDSLLQGMNLILTPGHIGLMVIGVLLGILVGVLPGLGAPNGVALLLPLTFTMSPVSAIILLSCMYWGALFGGSITSILFNIPGEPSSVATTFDGYPMAREGRAAEALTAAFSSALIGALCGVLLLTFLSSRIAEFAMSFSSPEFFAVYLLAFCTFIGMSKNPPLKTVVAMMIGFAMAAVGMDTVSGNLRLTFDQPTLMTGISFEVAVIGLFGIGEILCTVEEGLVFRGEHARITPMVILRTWAKLPRYWWTIVRSTLVGCWMGITPGGPTAASFMSYSLARRFSKNRDNFGKGEIEGVIAPETADHAAGTSALLPMLTLGIPGSATAAVMLGGLMIWGLHPGPTLFVEQHDFVWGLIASMYLGNVVSLIVVLATVPLFASILRIPFSIIAPIIIMVCAIGAYSVHNSFFDVVLMLGFGALGYLFKKLGYPIAPLVLAAVLGDKAEDAFRQSMLFSDGHLGIFWSNPLVGSLTTAALLMLFWPLISKVLQTLIGLRKSHVAKAKSVL
- a CDS encoding aspartyl/asparaginyl beta-hydroxylase domain-containing protein; the protein is MTLSFAAKASLLLLFLGSTLYVHLRGKARLPVLRQFVNHSALFAPYNALMYLFSGVPSKPYLDRSKFPELDVLRDNWEVIRDEAMHLFDEGYIRAAEKNNDAGFGSFFKKGWKRFYLKWYDKPLPSAEALCPRTVELVSSIPNVKGAMFALLPGGSHLNPHRDPFAGSLRYHLGLSTPNSDDCRIFVDGQVYAWRDGEDVMFDETYVHWVKNETEKTRVILFCDIERPLSNRFMTRINRSISAWLGRATAPQNLDDERVGGINKAYAWSKNSSDKFSGVVKQWKRRHPKAYRVLRPVLAVVVLTLLGYWLFG
- a CDS encoding DMT family transporter; this translates as MFVLSKKSALAAASTSLFVLLWSSGAIFSKWGLAHASPFAFLTFRFVIALCGLVLLVPLLKLKLPKGGKPMLYAMATGVVLLGAYQIFYLLALDLKVTPGVMATIMGVQPILTVVLVERQRSWSRLFGLALGLTGLIMVVYQGIGLAGMSLAGMLFGLLALASMTFGSIMQKRITENPLGTLPVQYLAGLLLCGIFVPFQPFHYEHNSGFILPVLWMGLVVSVLATLLLYRLIARGNLVNVTSLFYLVPAVTAVMDYLIFGNRLALLSLFGMLLIIVGLVFVFRKTA
- the cysK gene encoding cysteine synthase A, translated to MSRIFADNAHSIGNTPLVQINRIAPRGVTILAKIEGRNPGYSVKCRIGANMIWDAESNGKLKPGMTIVEPTSGNTGIGLAFVAAARGYKLVLTMPASMSIERRKVLKALGAELVLTEPAKGMKGAIEKAGEIVASDPSKYFMPAQFDNPANPAIHEKTTGPEIWNDTDGAVDVLVAGVGTGGTITGVSRYIKNTQGKPILSVAVEPVVSPVITQALAGEEIKPSPHKIQGIGAGFVPKNLDLSIVDRVELVSDEESKAMALRLMQEEGILSGISCGAAMAVAVRLAETPEMQGKTIVVILPDSGERYLSSMLFSDLFTEQENQQ
- a CDS encoding tripartite tricarboxylate transporter TctB family protein, whose product is MSHSSDSPALVGTRWVELGLAVFTTLIGAVVMYGSLEQGIGWGDAGPEPGYFPFYIGLLLSAASVANGILALVRWQALSVAFVSRSAFKQVMSVFVPIALFVGAMPLTGIYIASACFIAWFMWRDKVRAKPYGKWMIGSVSLGAVLASYLIFALWFKVPLDAGPMGDWIALAGRNFK
- a CDS encoding DUF748 domain-containing protein, which translates into the protein MKRRYSWPLWTLIGLVVLLIALHIALPYVVRNYLNERLADMGDYRGQISDVDLALWRGAYKINGLKIVKIDGKVPVPFVNAPLIDLSVSWHSLWYDHAVVAEVQFLNPEVNFVDGGANKQNSQTGQGTDWRAQLGKLLPITLNEVRISDGKISFRNFNSKPPVNMNATKVEASIFNLTNVVDTQGKRDARFEGKALLLGHAPLETQATFDPLSNFEDFEFRLRARDIELKRMNDFAAAYGKFDFNAGHGDVVIEAKADKGRLTGYIKPLLRDVDVFNWQQDVENKDKGLFRSIWEALVGGTETVLKNQGKNQFATRVELKGNVHQQDISAFQAFLQILRNGFIQAFNARYERPKPDAG